TTGAAATTGATTGAACCGCCGCAGATTGCCGTCGGTGTAGGTGCGACAGCAACTTCGGCCCAGTTGCGGCTGAGCCTCAACGCCAATATACCTGGGTTGCTGAGCCTTCCGCTATACATTGATCTTGCTCCTGGCAAAGCCACACTGAACAGCTTGCAATGTAATGCGCCACAAAGCGCGACATTTTCTATACAGCCAGGTCTGGCTGAGGTTTGTTTGGCAAATGGGCAGACTGATAACGGGACCCCACTTTTCTGCCCCGACGTGTCAAACCCAGCGAATCAAGTAAATGTCATTAGTGTTCTTGGAATTCCTACGGTGAGCCTCGGGATCAACGCGTCGCTGACGAATCCCGCCACAACGCTGACCATGAACGGGCCGTTTCCAAATAGCGTGACCGTAGGTTCTTCCTTGAGCAGCATATTAGGGAACATTATCACGTCAAAAAACTTTGTTTTCGGAGGACTCCTGAGCTTGCTGAATCCTGTCCTAAGCGCCCTGGGAGGGCTGCTGAATCCAATTTTGTCTGCTGTCGGGGGTGTTCTTGATTCGGCGCTATCGCTGTTGGGGATTGGCGTTGGGCAAAGCACGCTGAAAGTGTCTTCAGTCGGTTGCGGCAATATAAAACTGGTTTATTAAGAATGGGATATCAAATGATGGGAATGCAGTGATAACGAAAAAAAATTATACCAAACTGACCGCCTTGCTGGACTTTGATCATCTTATCGCTCCGTATCTGATCAAAATGATCTACTGGCTGGGGATACCTGTGATCGTGGTCGCAGGCGTACTGAGCTGTATCAATAATGGTGGCTCTTATGGGAGTGTTGTCCATGCCCTGATAGCACTTGGAGGTACGCTATTGGTCTTGCTGATCTGGCGCCTGGTCAGCGAACTCTGGATCCTGGCATTCAATATTTATGAACGACTGGTTGAAATCCGCGACCTGATGGCGCGCCAGACACAAACGCCGGCAGCGATCCAGCCGGCACTGCGCGACGATGACTGAAAGATATGACCATGCAAAACAAGCCTTTGCAAGAAAGTCTCGATATCTACATATGGGAAGGCAATTCGGATATTGCCGACCGCATCTCGCTGTGCCTGGCGAGTTTCGATATCGAGGTGATCCGCGCCGACGGCCAGCCGGTAACGCGCGACCAGGTGTCTTCGCGGCCGTCGATCGCGGTGATTTCGGTGACCGTGATCGAACACTCCGAGTTTTCCGCCGACGCCTGGCAGAAATCGCATGGCATGCCGGTGATCTGGGTGGCGGAGGTGGGCCGGACTGCCAATCCGCGCGTCTATCCAGTCGAGTATTCGCATATCCTGATGCTGGATTTTACCTGCGCCGAATTGCGCAAGCTGGTGTTCCGCCTGGCTTCCGAGCTGCATGCCAGCGCCAGCGCCGACCGCATGCCGCAGCCGCTGATTGCGCAATCGGAATCGATGAAGACACTGGTAGCGGAAGCTGAAGCGTTTGCCGATTGCGAATCGAGCGTGCTGATCATGGGCGAGACCGGCGTCGGCAAGGAGCGCATCGCTCAGCTGCTGCACCAGCGCCATGGCCGCTACCGGCATGGGCCGTTTGTCGCGGTCAACTGCGGGGCTATCCCGGACGGCTTGTTCGAGTCGCTGTTTTTCGGCCATGCCAAAGGCGCGTTTACCGGCGCCTTGCTGGCCCACAAAGGCTATTTTGAGCAAGCCGACGGCGGCACTCTGTTCCTCGATGAAATCGGCGACCTGCCCCTGTATCAGCAGGTCAAGCTGCTGCGCGTGCTGGAGCAGAGCACCGTGACCCGGCTGGGCTCGCAAACCGAGGTCAAGCTGGATTTCCGGCTGGTGGCGGCGACCAACCGCAACCTGCGCGAGCAGGTGCAGCAGGACATGTTCCGCGCCGACCTGTACTACCGGCTTGCGGTGATCGAGCTGCGCGTGCCGAATCTGGAAGAGCGTGGCAGCGCCGACAAGATCGCGATTTTCAGCAGCTTGCTGGCGCAGACCTATGACGACATCCCGCCGCCGCCTGAATGGCTGCTGGAACTGGTCGCTGCTGCAAAATTCGCCGGCAATGTACGCGAGTTGCGCAATGTCGCCGAGCGGGTCGGCATCATCTATCGCCAGCTGGGCGTCTGGGACCGGGCCCGCATCGACCGCGTGTTCGATACGCTGGGCACGATGGAGCGCCTGGTGGAGGGCAATGACCTGACGGCGGTCCGCAAAAAATGGGATATGGCGGAACGCAGCCGTATTCTGTCGGTGCTGGACGCCAACGGCTGGCGCCGCCAAGACACCGCGCACGCGCTCGGCATCAGCCGCAAGGTGCTGTGGGAAAAAATGCGCAAGTTCCAGATCGCCGATACCGAGGCGATTGGCGAGGCTGAGTAGGGGAGCGGGCGGCAGACCGGCTGTGACGGCGTCTCCGGCGCCGGATTTTCTTCTTTTTGACGCTATTTTAAGCTTTGTCCATAGGGCAATCTGCCCGATGCCGATGGTAAAATAGGCAACAATAGCGTTTTAAGTAAAAACAATGCCCAGAAACAATAAAATTGCAGATAAAATTGACTGCATGGCGCATGCTCATGTCGACAATAAAACTTAATGTTAGCGAAGGAATCAGGGGATGAAAGTAACTGTACGCAATGCGGTTCGCGGTTTAGGACTGGGATTGTTCTTTGCCGGCTTGTCGCTTAACGCACTGGCGCAACCCTCTGCTACCGTCAGCCCGGCGCCGGCAACTGTTGCTCCTACTCCGGCCGCCAGCGTTAAAGCGGCGCCAAGCGGCAACAGCACCATCACCGAACTGCAGCAGTTGATGCAAAGTCAGGGCGTGAGCGAATTGCGTACCACCTACAACGGTAATTACGGTTCCAGCTTGCTGTTCAAGCCTGATAATCGTACTTATTACGTCGCCTTGTTCCAGCAGAAAAATTTCTGGCGCGTGGTCAAGACCACCTCCGATAGCCAAGCTGAACAGATCTACAAGAGCTTCGTTGGCCAGACCGAAAAGCTGGCGGCGATAGACATCCGCCGGATCCAGCTGGAAGCAGAGAAGCAATACACCGAGCAACAGATCGCCAGCCAGGAAACGCGCCTCAGCGCGCTGCAGAACGATCTGGTCGTGCAGCAGCAGCAAGAGCAGAATGTGAATGTACAGCAGGAACAGGCACGCCAGCAAACGCAAGTCCTGAGCAGCAAACAGCAGGCCGCGCGCAGCGAATTGCGGGCTTTGCAAAACCGTATCCGTACGCTGGAATCGCAGCAGACCATCATGGACAACAGCGGCTTCAGCAGCGACAAGGCCAGCAACAAGTAAGACGTGATGGCTGAATTTCGCGCCAGGCGATTGTTCCTGGCGCCGGCTTGCCAACGAATCGGGATGCGTGCTTACGCATCCCGATTTTTTTGCCTGTTGCATGTCTTGTATTTATCGGCGCTTGACCGCAATCGGCGCCTTATCTCCGATCCCACGATACTTTGGCCGAAGCCGTCACAGATGTGCGGCTCCGTATACACAGGGAAGGGAAATGGCATACGCCGTCAATTCTGATACAGCCGCGGTAAGCCGTCGTAACGATTGGCGATGCCAAGTGTCCCGCTGCGGCTCATCCGGCGATGCGTACCAGCTGCCATCCGGCAAAGCCGAGCAGGATGCAGCCGCCAATCCGGTTGATCAGGGTCATGGTGCCTGGTCCTATCTTGTGACGCACCGTGGCCACGCCGCAGGCCAGCAGCAGCCACCAGAATGCCGATCCGCAAAATACCCCGAGCACCATGATCCTGGCCGCGCTTGGCGCGTTTGCCGCAGGACCGGCGATGGCGGCGAATACCGCGATGAAGGAGAGGATGGTCATGGGGTTGGCCAAGGTCAGTATGAACACTGAAACGAATGCTTTGCCGGCGAAGACGCCGTTGGCGGCGCTGGCGGCGCCGGCAGGCGGTGCGGCGCGCAGAAGCTTGATTCCCATCCAACCGAGAAACAAGGCGCCGAAAAGTGCTAGCGGTGTCGTCAGCGTGACGAAATAATTGGTCACCGTGGCCAGTCCAAAGGCGCCGATAGCGCCATAGGTGGCGTCCGCAGTGGCCGCCCCCAATCCGCTGGCGAAACCGATGCGGGGTCCGTGCGCGATGGTGCGCTGGATGCACAGCAAGCCGACCGGTCCTACCGGGGCTGCAATCGACAGGCCGATCAGGGCCGCCTTCAAAAATAACGCAACATCCACTTTCGATCCTTTACAAGAGATACTCCCTAAGGCAAATTATCTCAAGATCGTCATGGACGCTGAATAAGCAAAATCAGGCGGAGCTGCTATATTGCCTTTATTATTCTCGTCAAATCTACCTCTCTCCTTAATTATGGAAATTGACGCCAAAGGCTGGAAAATCCTGGCCGCGATCCAGCGCGACGGCCGCATTTCGCTGAAAGCACTCGCCGACCATTGCGGCCTGTCGCTGCCGGCCACGTCGGAGCGGCTCAAACGGCTAGAGGAGGCAGGAATCGTCAGCGGCTATCGCGCCGTGGTCAATGCGGAAGCAGTCGGCTACGGTGTCATGGCGGTGATCGGCATCACCACCGCGCAGCCTGACAAGGCACGCCTGATCGCCCAGCTGCAGGCCATGCCGGAAGTCCTCGAATGCCTGCATGTGACGGGGCAGGATTCGTTTCTGCTGCGCGTGGCCGCCAAGGATATCCGTCATCTTGAGCGTTTCGTTGGCAGCATCAACCATTACGGTGAAACGCGGACTTCGATTGTCATGTCGACGCCGATCGAGCAGCGTTCGATTGCCCAATTTCCTGCCGAATTGTGAAATGAAATCTCGCCAGCCGCCCTGGTGCGAGCGGGTGGAAATAAGGTGCGCATGGCGCGAGGTGGCGCTTGGCAGCCATTCTGCAGCATATGCACGGCAAGCCTGGGATGTTTTATATGCAAGACCCCAAAAAAGAAATGGGCTATGCCCTGTTTTGGACATAACCCATTCCGACTGTTACCTTTCAAGAGGTAGGTTTACTTTACATTCATCGTGCCGCTCGCGTCAACTGTAGAAATTCACAGCTTGATGGCGCCGGTGTTGCAGCGCGCCCCAGAGTTAATTAAAAATGGCCCCTTTTTTCGTTTGGACGGGCATCTAGGTAAGACCGTGTTGAAAACGACGCATCAGGCAAGGCGTTGTTCGACGCGTTTTACTACCTTTACCTGGAGGCGCCTGTGCTTGATAAGAATGCGTTACGAACACTGCGGCTAAAGAAAGCCGCATCGAATTTGGCGATCGTCATTTCCGGCACGCTGCTGGCTGCTTGCAGCGACGGCGGTTCGGGCCTGCAGGGCGCGGTTTCTTCGGCTGCGGCACAGCAGCCGCAAGCCAGGCCGGCGACCATTACGCCTTCAAGCACGGTCGCTGCACAGCCAGCTACGACGCCGGCAACTACAACCCCCGCAACTGCAACGCCGATAGCCACGATCCCGGCAGTTACAACGCCAATCGCTACGACTCCAGCAAGCACAACTCCGACAGCTACGACACCCGCAGTTACCGTGGCTCCCGCCGTCGCGAAACCCGGCCTGTATATCAGTGAAGTAGCGGCCAACTACCGCCGCACGGATGGCGTCAGCTGGGTGGAGGTTTTCAATAATTCACCGCAAGCAATCCATCTGAGCGACTATCGCCTGCGCGCCACCGGCTGGAATATTGCCACCCAAGATATCAGTACGACGCCGATGAATTTCGATCTGCCGAAAGTGGATATTCCCGCCGGCGGCTATTTCGTCATCGCCGGAAAATTCATGCCGTTCCTGGCGAATACGGATAAGTCAGCCTATGTCTCCAAGACTGCCGTCGCCAACGGCAGCAGCAAGACCTATCTGCCTTACTGGAGCGACACGGAAGGTTTTGTCGAACTGCTGACGGCGAGCGACAACAAGACAGCAGATTTCATCCGCTTTGGCACATCGGCGGTAACGCCGCAGACCCCATCGGCATGGAGCGGCGACAATGTAGCGGCGTTTCCCGCCAAGCCCAATTACGTGACGGTAGCCACGCCCGATCCGCTGGACAGCTACGACGGTTCGATCGTACGGCTGAGCCGCAGTTTCACGGCCAGCGGCAGCAAGAGCGACTGGAGCCGAGTGGCGTTTTCGACGCCGGGCGGACCGAATGATGTGCCGGCCAATGCGATCGACAGCGACAAGGACGGCATCCCGGATTCCGCCAAAGTCCAGGGCGGGACATTCGGCGGCATGGATTTATACAGCCTCGGCGCGCGCAAGGGCCAGCGCGATATTTTCATTCACGTCAACTACATGAGCAGCGCCACCGACACGGCGGTGACGCCGCAGAAGAATGCCCTGCAAATGGTGGTCGACGCGTTCAGTACGCATAACGTCAAGATTCACTTCGATGTCGGCAATCTGTTCAGCAGCTCGGTTTCCCCGGCCAGCTTTAATCTGTCGGGAGACGTCAGCCATAAAGTCGCTTTTGAGAAGTGCACGCAGATCCTTTCATCGACCGCCACTTCCAATTCCGACTTCACGCCCGATGACGGCTGTTCCAGCATCTACAAGTATTCGAGCGGATCGTTCGACGTCCGCCGCAAGCCGGTGTACCGCTTCATGCAGATGGCCAGCTCGCAGCTCGCCAGCGGCGCCGGCGGCTCGTCCGGCATCGCCGAGCTGCCTGGTAACAAATTCCTGGTGACGCTGGGCGGCTCCGGCTTTACGCCGAATAACGCCAGGCTTCAAACCATCCTGGTCAACTTCCAGGGCGGCACCATCATGCATGAATTCGGCCATACCCTGGGATTGCATCACGGCGGTTTCGAGGATCAGAACTACAAGCCGAACTACTTCAGCATCATGAACTATATGTACCAGCTCAACGGCCTGCCGGCCAATGCGAGCGGCAGCAGTCCGCTGCAACGCTACTACTACACCTTCAACAACGATTTCAATTCGCCGGTCCCGGGCCATGCCACGGCGGGCTCCTACAGGCTCTGCGATCTTCCTGAAGGACCCTGCAATGCGGTTTTCAAGATTGATTATTCCAACGGTTCGGGCAAGAGCCTGGACGAAGCCAACTTGCTGGAAGCCGATAACATTGGCCGTGGCAGTGTGAATGGCGCCTATCTGGACTGGAACCTGAACGGCGTGCAGGATCCGGCGAGCTACGCTTATGACTATATCAACGGCCAGACCGTGATGCAGGACAATGACGACTGGAGCAAGCTGATCCTGGCAGCCAACCCTCATCAAGTCGCCACGGCAGGCTTGGAAGCCAAGGCTGGCGTGCGCCTGGGCGAGCTCAGGAAACGTGGCATGATCGCCCTGGAGCAGCCGCCATCCGTGCATTTGCTGAAAGAACTCACCAGCCTGAAATATTGATGCTTCCTTAAGTCATGACAAATCACCGGTAGGGTGGGCACTCCGTGCCCACGCGGATATGGCGGGCACGAATGCCTAGGGACGTGAATCTCCACGGCACAGCGTGGGCACGGAGTGCCCACCCTACGATATCGATTTTCAGAATGTTGGTTTGTCCTGTTTTATGAAATTCTCAATAGGTGGCATGACAAGGACGATCGCTATGCATCATTTCGGTTTGCTGCTATCGGCCGCGGCTCTGGCGGCTTGCGCCTGCCAGAGCGTGGCCAGCGATCGCCTGCGGTTCGATGGCGTGCCGCTGGAGAGTGCGGAAATACTGGTGGAGCATGTCGAGGTGAATCCGGCCGGCCAGCTGAAGCTCGACCTCGGCCCGCAAGGGCAGGTGACCATCTCGCCCTGGCCGAGCGCCCTGCCTGGACAGCTGCGGGCGCAGTACGTCACGCTCAGGCAAACCGCGCACCCGGCCGGTCCGGTTCAGTCGCTGCTGTTGCGTACAGCGGGAGGCAAGGAGCCATGGCTGACGCTGGTGGCCAACGGTGGATTGAACTGGGGACTGCTGCCAGGCATTCGTCTGCGAGGAACTACCGGGGGCGTCAAGATCACTGGTTTGAAAATCGAAATCTCCGTGACGCCAGGCAAGGACGTCAAGTTCCGGGATGCAGCCATGCATTGCTGGCAGTTTGGCTTGCTTGCGGTGCGCCAGCCGCCGGTGATGAAGGGCATCGCTCAGGAAGGTGAGCCGCGCGCCGACTGGTACTTGCGCGCAGATGTGGAATGTTGAACAGCCAGTGCAGCAAACCTTTAATCAACAAAATACGACTTCCGTTTCCGCAAGCTGTATTTCTGTCAGTGGCTTGTCAAGGCGATTGCAGCTGAGACTTTGGCTGACGCCATTCGCGCGCCAGTAAGGCGTAGCCATATTCGTCGGACCAGGCGCCCTTGAAAAAGATATTTTCCCGAAAGTGCGCCTCGCGCCGGAATCCCAGTTTTTCAAGCAACCGCTGCACGCGCAGGTTGGAGGCATCCACGGTGGCGGTGATGCGGTGCTTCCTGAGATCGTCGAACAGGGTAGCAATGACTCTGGAAAGAGCTTCCATGGCGTAGCCTTGCTTTTGATAGCGAGGATCGAAGGTCACGCCTATCTCGGCTTGCAATCCATCGTCGAAGAAATGCACCGCTACGTCGCCCGCCAGCGCCGCATCTTCCTTGCGTTCGGCAGCAATCTGAAACCATGTGTCGTCGGAATTGAACGCCAGCTTGTGCTGCTGTTCGAAGAAGGCTTCGGCATCCGCCGCAGAATAGCTGGCCCAGCTTTGATAACGCGCCACGTCCGGCTGGTTGCGATAGCTGGTAAACACCGGCAGATCGTCGCGGCTGAAGCTTCTTAGCAGAAGCCGTTCTGTCGCCAGCGGCAATATATCCATTTTGTTCTGTCTCCCGGTTCATCGCGTAACGGCTCCTCGGCGATAGCCCAGACAACACGACAAACAGTGTCATCAATATAGGCATCTCGGCTTGTTTCCCTGTTTCGCCAGTATACGTGCGCGCGCTTCATTTTATTCCCTGCCATGGGGAGCAGAGAGAAAAATATAGTGAGAATAACTTCTGGCCGCAAGCAGTTATACAAGTGACGACACGCAGCAGTGTTTCCAGAACGGGAAACCTGGATAGCTCCCGCAGCGCAAAAGAGGTGCAACGGTGCAGTGCCGCCCCCAGTTCGCACCAGATAAAACCTGGTGTTCATTTGATTGGCAAACCAAGGCTTTTCCCGGTTTGTCATGTATTGCGACCTTATTGGAGATCATCATGAAATTCGCAAAAACCATTCTCGCCATTGGCGTCACACTCCTCACTCTTGCCGCTGCCGGATGCGCACAGATGGATCCTATGAATACGGCCTCGGGCATGGCGGCAGATCAGGGCAATATTTACTCTGGACAGTGACACGGACTGCAACAGTGCCGCCGGCACGGTCTGACGACGGCTGCCCGGTTATTTTTCCTGGCAGCCGCGATTCCATTCATATGTCCCATTCATATGATTATTCGTTGGAGGAAAATCATGAGTCCCATCCACTCCATGAAGTACGGTCAGTGCTTGAGCGCCCGCTACGCGCCCATCGCCGCCGCCTTGTTGCTAGCCGCTTGTGCCACGCCGGCTTCCATTCAGCCGGGCGCCAGTCAGAACGACGTTCAGGCTCGGTTCGGCGCTCCGCGCGAGGTCTATCACCTGCCGGATGGCGCCACACGCTGGCTTTATCCCACGCAACCTGTCGGCGAGTACACGTGGGCAGCCGATATCGACGCGCATGGGCGAGTTATCAGCGTCAAACAAGTATTGACCATCGAGGAATTCGGTCGGGCCAGGATCGGCCAGTGGACCACGCAGGATGTGCAGGTGCATTTTGGCCGACCGGTCGAAACCGCCTATTTCCCGCTCATGCGGCGCCATGTCTGGAGTTATCGCTTCCTGCAAGACGGCGTGTGGTACTCGATGATGCATTTTTATTTCGATCCGGATGGCGTATTGCGCCTCACCCAAGCTGGCCCGGATCCGGAAGATGGGCAGAATTGAAAATGATCGTGAACCGGACTGTCCCGCCCAGACCGAGCCAGCGGGGTAAGGCGGCGCCGCTGCGGTCTTGCTGCGTTGCCGCAAGCCAAGTGGCGTGAGGATCCCCGCGTATACCGCCGCGCTCTTCGTTTTATTCCCGGATTTGTCACGGCAATCAAAAAATATCGCAGGAATAAATCCCGGCCGCTGACGGTTATGGGGATATGAGCGTCGGCATTTGCAGCGCTCGGATGCCGCGAGCATCTCCCGACCGAACAGGCAATGGAGGAACTCATGAGAAACGATCACAAGACACCCCCATATGGTTGGCGAAGTAGTCGCCAAACAGACAAGGCACAAAACAGGGAAAGCGGGAGATCATCGTGACCGCGGCCGACAAGTCACGCCGGTTCGGAGAGCTGGCGTTGCCGCATCTGGACGCTGCCTACAACCTGGCACGCTGGCTGACCGGCAGCGCGAGCGATGCCGACGATGTGGTGCAGGATGCGTATATGCGCGCCTTCCGGTTCTTCGACGGCTTCCATGGCGACAACGCGCGCGCATGGCTACTCGCGATCGTTCGGAACACCTGGTTTACCGAATGGCGCAGGCGGAGCGACGCCGCTGACGACACCCCCTATGACGAGGCGCTGCACGACGACGAGCGGCTCCCAGGATGGGTCGACGACATCGGCAGCGATCCCGAAACGCTCGCTGTGCGGCGCGACGATGTGGACTTGATTCATCGCGCACTCGGCCTTTTGCCGGTCGAATATCGCGAGGTGCTGGTCCTGCGCGAGTTGGAAGACATGAGCTACCGCGACATTGCGACCGTTGCCGGCGTTCCGATCGGCACCGTGATGTCGCGGCTGGCGCGTGGCCGCCGCCTGCTTTGTGCGGCGGTGCGCAAGGCGCAGGGGGGGATGCCTTCGGAGCTTGCGCCGGTGCACGGTAAGGCAGAAGGCAACTTGGTCAGGATGCCTGCGCCGGGTTCACAAAAAGGAGTTAAATAATGGACAAGAAAGAAACCTTAAGCTCGCTGGGCAGTGTGCTGCGTGATGGATCACTATATCATCACGCGCCACCACATCTGCGCGCGCGCGTGCTCGCCGAGTTGCCGCGCGAGTCGCCCCGCCGGACCGTCTTCGCATGGAGCGGTTTCACCACGGATGGCGTACGGACATGGCTTAACGGAGGTGTTACGGGGATCGCGGTCTGTGCGCTGGCATTGAGCGCGGCCACCTTGATCCAGCGGCCGACGCCAACCGGCTCAATCGACCAGGAGATTGTGTCTAGCCACGTGCGCGCGTTGTTGTCGCAGCACCCGATCGACGTCGTCTCGACCGATCAGCACACTGTCAAGCCGTGGTTTAACGGCAAACTCGACTATACGCCGCCAGTCGTCGATCTCGCCGCGCAAGGTTTTCCGCTGGTCGGCGGACGCATCGACTACGTGGGTCACCGCACCGTCGCGGTACTGATCTATCGCTACCAAAAGCATCCCATCGACCTGTATGTATTTCCCGATGCCAGCGGTACGCCGGTTTCCATCGCACGCGCCTCGGATGGCTATGCGATGGCTCACTGGCAGCGCAACGGCATGACTTACTGGGCCATCACCGATGCCCAATCTATCCACCTGCATGCGTTCGAGCAAGCGGCACGGGCAGAGGAAGATCATGAAGAAAATCCGTTGCGGGAATAAGGCGGCCAGGGTTCTGGTTTTAAACGGTGGCGAAAAACTGGCGCATCGTCACCCAAAAGAATAAATCGAGATTGACGGGAATATTTCCCTCTCGTTCCGAGTTATACCGTTTACAAGAATGGATTGCATCGATCGGATGCCAGCAAACTTGCAAATCGAAAGGACTTCAACGTGAAACAAAATCGCTTATTCCTTGGCCTGGGCTTGGCCATGCTGACGGGCTTCAGCGGCGCCGCAACCGCCGCCGGCGATACGATACGCGGCCAGGAGCTCTACCACACCATGTGCATGTCCTGTCACTCGATTGACTACAACGGCGTTGGGCCGGCGCACAAGGGTCTGTTTGGCCGGAAGGCTGGCAGTCACGCTGACTACCTTTATTCACCAGCTGTGAAGTCATCCAGCATTGTCTGGACCGACAAAACGCTGGATAAATGGTTGTCGAATCCCGAGAAACTGATTCCGGGGCAAAAAATGGGTTTCATGGTGCCTGCCGAAAAAGATCGCGCTGACTTGATTGCCTATTTGAAGAAGGAGGCGGGACGAGAAGAGAAGCCCTAACTACTCGGCCCACTCGATCGACCTCTTAAACATTTGTTCTGTAACAGTCTGCCCTACAGCCACTGCAACCATTTAAAGGAGAAAAATCATGATTGATCGTAGAAGTTTTATGAAACTGACCGCTGTCGGCGGCGGCGCGGTATTCATTTCCGGGCTATATGGCCAGACGCAAGCTGCAACGACCGACAAGACGGCGGCGGCATCCGCTTACGACGACTTCTATTTCGTTCAGTTGTCCGACGTTCATTGGGGGTATAGCGGTGCGGCCAATCCGGATGCACTCAATACATTCAAGAAGACGGTTGCAACTGTTAATGCACTTGAAGTGCAACCGGACTTTATTATCTTTACCGGCGATCTGACCCACACGACGGATGATCCGAAGGAACGTCGGCAACGTATGGCCGGGTTCAAAGAGATTGCTGCCGGATTAAAAGTTAAAACGGTACGTTTTATCCCGGGAGAGCACGACGCTTCGCTCGATAA
The sequence above is a segment of the Collimonas sp. PA-H2 genome. Coding sequences within it:
- a CDS encoding DUF4282 domain-containing protein, translating into MITKKNYTKLTALLDFDHLIAPYLIKMIYWLGIPVIVVAGVLSCINNGGSYGSVVHALIALGGTLLVLLIWRLVSELWILAFNIYERLVEIRDLMARQTQTPAAIQPALRDDD
- a CDS encoding sigma 54-interacting transcriptional regulator, which gives rise to MQNKPLQESLDIYIWEGNSDIADRISLCLASFDIEVIRADGQPVTRDQVSSRPSIAVISVTVIEHSEFSADAWQKSHGMPVIWVAEVGRTANPRVYPVEYSHILMLDFTCAELRKLVFRLASELHASASADRMPQPLIAQSESMKTLVAEAEAFADCESSVLIMGETGVGKERIAQLLHQRHGRYRHGPFVAVNCGAIPDGLFESLFFGHAKGAFTGALLAHKGYFEQADGGTLFLDEIGDLPLYQQVKLLRVLEQSTVTRLGSQTEVKLDFRLVAATNRNLREQVQQDMFRADLYYRLAVIELRVPNLEERGSADKIAIFSSLLAQTYDDIPPPPEWLLELVAAAKFAGNVRELRNVAERVGIIYRQLGVWDRARIDRVFDTLGTMERLVEGNDLTAVRKKWDMAERSRILSVLDANGWRRQDTAHALGISRKVLWEKMRKFQIADTEAIGEAE
- a CDS encoding DUF2968 domain-containing protein is translated as MKVTVRNAVRGLGLGLFFAGLSLNALAQPSATVSPAPATVAPTPAASVKAAPSGNSTITELQQLMQSQGVSELRTTYNGNYGSSLLFKPDNRTYYVALFQQKNFWRVVKTTSDSQAEQIYKSFVGQTEKLAAIDIRRIQLEAEKQYTEQQIASQETRLSALQNDLVVQQQQEQNVNVQQEQARQQTQVLSSKQQAARSELRALQNRIRTLESQQTIMDNSGFSSDKASNK
- a CDS encoding LysE family translocator; this encodes MDVALFLKAALIGLSIAAPVGPVGLLCIQRTIAHGPRIGFASGLGAATADATYGAIGAFGLATVTNYFVTLTTPLALFGALFLGWMGIKLLRAAPPAGAASAANGVFAGKAFVSVFILTLANPMTILSFIAVFAAIAGPAANAPSAARIMVLGVFCGSAFWWLLLACGVATVRHKIGPGTMTLINRIGGCILLGFAGWQLVRIAG
- a CDS encoding Lrp/AsnC family transcriptional regulator, translating into MEIDAKGWKILAAIQRDGRISLKALADHCGLSLPATSERLKRLEEAGIVSGYRAVVNAEAVGYGVMAVIGITTAQPDKARLIAQLQAMPEVLECLHVTGQDSFLLRVAAKDIRHLERFVGSINHYGETRTSIVMSTPIEQRSIAQFPAEL
- a CDS encoding GNAT family N-acetyltransferase: MDILPLATERLLLRSFSRDDLPVFTSYRNQPDVARYQSWASYSAADAEAFFEQQHKLAFNSDDTWFQIAAERKEDAALAGDVAVHFFDDGLQAEIGVTFDPRYQKQGYAMEALSRVIATLFDDLRKHRITATVDASNLRVQRLLEKLGFRREAHFRENIFFKGAWSDEYGYALLAREWRQPKSQLQSP
- a CDS encoding dethiobiotin synthetase, encoding MSPIHSMKYGQCLSARYAPIAAALLLAACATPASIQPGASQNDVQARFGAPREVYHLPDGATRWLYPTQPVGEYTWAADIDAHGRVISVKQVLTIEEFGRARIGQWTTQDVQVHFGRPVETAYFPLMRRHVWSYRFLQDGVWYSMMHFYFDPDGVLRLTQAGPDPEDGQN
- a CDS encoding RNA polymerase sigma factor, coding for MTAADKSRRFGELALPHLDAAYNLARWLTGSASDADDVVQDAYMRAFRFFDGFHGDNARAWLLAIVRNTWFTEWRRRSDAADDTPYDEALHDDERLPGWVDDIGSDPETLAVRRDDVDLIHRALGLLPVEYREVLVLRELEDMSYRDIATVAGVPIGTVMSRLARGRRLLCAAVRKAQGGMPSELAPVHGKAEGNLVRMPAPGSQKGVK
- a CDS encoding anti-sigma factor yields the protein MDKKETLSSLGSVLRDGSLYHHAPPHLRARVLAELPRESPRRTVFAWSGFTTDGVRTWLNGGVTGIAVCALALSAATLIQRPTPTGSIDQEIVSSHVRALLSQHPIDVVSTDQHTVKPWFNGKLDYTPPVVDLAAQGFPLVGGRIDYVGHRTVAVLIYRYQKHPIDLYVFPDASGTPVSIARASDGYAMAHWQRNGMTYWAITDAQSIHLHAFEQAARAEEDHEENPLRE
- a CDS encoding cytochrome c family protein, which codes for MKQNRLFLGLGLAMLTGFSGAATAAGDTIRGQELYHTMCMSCHSIDYNGVGPAHKGLFGRKAGSHADYLYSPAVKSSSIVWTDKTLDKWLSNPEKLIPGQKMGFMVPAEKDRADLIAYLKKEAGREEKP